The Triticum aestivum cultivar Chinese Spring chromosome 3A, IWGSC CS RefSeq v2.1, whole genome shotgun sequence genome includes a region encoding these proteins:
- the LOC123061369 gene encoding uncharacterized protein, giving the protein MASRPESSAAKAAAADFDPVYEWVDGDGSYLLRLNLPGFKKEDFRVHVDPAGRLTILGHRTADAGDGNVRLHRVFQLLSTSDLDAITGRYDANVLTLTVPKLPSAPAPPPPSENEASDAVGDEPTDKKSKVSQEAERLIEAVRARLQGRHKQETAKDQTAASSKEPPAMKVDDRKQEPKAAEKVVKGDDDQDHKEKLEYEAATQREKKGCWKERAPEEGFKWADTIGKNKEVIAATAVAAFTLGVFVSHRLFSRN; this is encoded by the exons ATGGCGAGCAGGCCAGAATCGTCAGCAGCGAAAGCCGCGGCGGCCGACTTCGATCCCGTGTACGAGTGGGTCGACGGCGACGGCAGCTATCTCCTCCGCCTCAACCTCCCAG GGTTCAAGAAGGAGGACTTCCGGGTGCACGTGGACCCCGCGGGCCGCCTGACCATCCTCGGCCACAGAACGGCGGACGCCGGAGATGGGAACGTGCGGCTGCACAGGGTGTTCCAGCTGCTATCCACATCCGACCTCGACGCAATCACCGGCCGGTACGACGCCAACGTGCTCACGCTCACCGTGCCCAAGCTGCCTTCCGCCCCGGCCCCGCCCCCGCCCAGTGAGAATGAGGCCTCGGACGCTGTCGGCGACGAACCGACGGATAAGAAATCCAAGGTTAGCCAGGAGGCGGAGCGGCTGATCGAGGCGGTGAGGGCAAGGTTGCAGGGGAGGCACAAACAGGAGACGGCCAAGGACCAAACTGCAGCGAGTAGCAAGGAACCCCCGGCCATGAAAGTGGACGACAGGAAACAGGAGCCCAAGGCAGCAGAAAAGGTGGTGAAAGGAGATGATGATCAGGACCACAAGGAGAAGCTTGAGTATGAGGCGGCGACGCAGAGGGAGAAGAAAGGCTGCTGGAAGGAGCGGGCGCCCGAGGAGGGGTTCAAGTGGGCGGATACCATAGGTAAGAACAAGGaggtgatcgccgccaccgcggtCGCCGCCTTCACGCTAGGCGTCTTCGTCTCCCATAGGCTCTTCTCCAGAAACTAG
- the LOC543310 gene encoding mitochondrial outer membrane protein porin 3: protein MAPGLYTDIGKKTRDLLYRDYCTHQKFTLTTCTPEGVAITAAGTRKNESIFGELQTQLKNKNLTVDIKANSESDLLTTFTVDEFATPGLKSILSLVVPDQRSGKLELQYLHEFAGINASVGLNPNPMVNLSGVFGSKELSVGVDVSFDTATSNFTKYNAALSLTYPDLIASLHLNNHGDTLTASYYHLVKSHSSTAVGAELSHNFPRNESTLIFGSQHSLDPHTSVKARFNNYGMASALVQHEWRAKSLVTISGEVDTKAIEKSTKVGLSLVLKP from the exons ATGGCTCCGGGCCTCTACACCGACAtcggcaagaagaccagag ATCTGCTCTACAGGGACTACTGCACGCACCAGAAGTTCACCCTCACCACATGCACCCCCGAGGGCGTC GCAATCACAGCTGCAGGAACTAGGAAAAACGAGTCTATCTTTGGCGAGCTTCAGACCCAGCTTAAGAACAAGAACTTGACAGTTGATATCAAAGCAAACTCAGAGTCAGAT CTTCTGACAACATTCACAGTTGACGAGTTTGCAACTCCAGGGCTGAAATCAATCCTCAGTTTGGTTGTTCCAGACCAGAGGTCAGGGAAG CTTGAACTCCAGTATCTCCATGAATTCGCCGGTATCAATGCAAGTGTTGGGCTGAACCCGAACCCTATGGTTAACCTTTCTGGTGTATTCGGAAGCAAAGAACTGTCAGTTGGTGTTGATGTTTCATTTGACACGGCAACTAGCAATTTCACCAAGTACAACGCTGCTTTAAGCCTCACGTATCCGGATCTTATTGCCTCACTCCACCT GAACAATCACGGTGACACCTTGACTGCGTCTTACTACCACTTAGTAAAGTCACATTCTAGCACCGCTGTTGGAGCAGAGCTGTCCCACAACTTCCCAAGGAACGAGAGCACATTGATATTTGGATCACAGCACTCATTGGACCCGCACACCAGTGTGAAGGCACGCTTCAACAACTATGGCATGGCTAGTGCCCTTGTCCAGCATGAATGGCGAGCCAAGTCACTCGTTACCATCTCCGGCGAGGTTGACACCAAGGCAATTGAGAAGAGCACAAAAGTTGGTCTGTCATTGGTGCTAAAGCCTTGA
- the LOC123061368 gene encoding probable V-type proton ATPase subunit d: MYSWEMLSFNIHDGFLEAIVRGNRSGLLTQADYNNLCQCETLDDIKMHLSATEYGPYLQNEPSPLHTTTIVEKCTLKLVDEYKHMLCQANEPLSTFLQYITYGHMIDNVVLIVTGTLHERDVNELLEKCHPLGMFDSIASLAVAQNMRELYRLVLVDTPLAPYFSECITSEDLDDMNIEIMRNTLYKAYLEDFYKFCVKLGGATAEIMCNLLSFEADRRAVNITINSIGTELTRDDRRKLYSNFGLLFPYGHEELAVCEDVDQVRGVMEKYPPYQSIFAKISYGESQMLDKAFYEEEVKRLCLSFEQQFHYAVFFAYMRLREQEIRNLMWISECVAQNQKNRVHDSVVPIF; encoded by the exons ATGTACTCGTGGGAGATGCTGTCGTTCAACATCCACGACGGGTTCCTGGAGGCGATCGTGCGGGGGAACCGCTCGGGCCTCCTCACCCAAGCCGATTACAACAACCTCTGCCAGTGCGAGACCCTCGACGACATCAAGATGCACCTCTCCGCCACAGAGTACGGCCCATACCTCCAGAACG AACCTTCTCCCTTGCACACAACAACAATTGTGGAGAAGTGCACTCTTAAGCTGGTTGATGAATACAAACACATGTTGTGCCAGGCGAATGAACCTCTATCTACATTCCTACAGTACATAAC GTATGGACACATGATCGATAATGTTGTCCTTATTGTTACTGGGACATTGCATGAAAGAGATGTTAACGAACTGTTGGAGAAATGCCATCCATTGGGCATGTTTGACAG CATTGCATCACTTGCGGTTGCTCAAAATATGCGTGAGCTTTACAGGCTGGTTCTAGTTGATACACCCTTAGCACCGTACTTCTCAGAGTGCATTACATCTGAG GATCTGGATGACATGAATATTGAGATCATGAGGAACACACTCTACAAAGCGTATCTTGAGGATTTTTACAAATTTTGCGTG AAACTAGGTGGTGCGACGGCTGAGATTATGTGTAATCTCCTTTCATTTGAAGCTGACAGAAGAGCTGTAAACATTACAATAAACAG TATTGGTACTGAGCTGACTAGAGATGACCGCCGCAAGCTGTACTCCAACTTTGGTCTATT GTTTCCGTATGGTCATGAAGAGTTGGCTGTCTGTGAAGATGTTGACCAG GTGCGTGGTGTAATGGAAAAGTACCCCCCATACCAGTCTATTTTTGCCAAGATATCATATGGCGAAAGCCAGATGTTGGACAAGGCCTTTTATGAGGAGGAAGTAAAGAGGCTGTGCCTCTCATTTGAACAGCAG ttccactacgCCGTTTTCTTCGCATACATGAGGCTACGAGAGCAGGAGATAAGGAACTTGATGTGGATCTCGGAATGCGTTGCCCAGAACCAGAAGAACAGGGTCCACGACAGTGTCGTGCCGATCTTTTAA